Proteins encoded together in one Peribacillus asahii window:
- a CDS encoding plasmid pRiA4b ORF-3 family protein yields MKAYQLLITLNHVEPAVWRRVIIPAETHFKRLHDTIQFAMGLAGLSSL; encoded by the coding sequence ATGAAAGCCTATCAATTACTGATTACATTAAATCACGTGGAGCCGGCAGTTTGGAGAAGAGTCATAATCCCGGCAGAAACGCATTTCAAACGCCTTCATGATACGATTCAATTCGCGATGGGCTTGGCAGGATTATCATCTTTATGA
- the fliW gene encoding flagellar assembly protein FliW: MKISTKFHGEIEMNEEEIYTFESGIPGFLEEKQFGLLPLEETPFFVLQSIKTQEVAFIMTNPFDVFLTYEVNLSDEVLADLQIQLEQDVTVFTILSVRDPFEQTTANLQAPIILNHTKKLGKQYIMKTDNYTTRHKLIPSSVKQEVK, encoded by the coding sequence ATGAAGATTTCTACAAAATTTCACGGTGAAATAGAGATGAATGAAGAAGAGATTTATACATTCGAGAGCGGGATTCCGGGGTTTTTAGAGGAGAAACAATTTGGCTTACTACCACTTGAGGAAACACCATTTTTCGTACTTCAGTCTATCAAAACTCAAGAAGTCGCTTTCATTATGACGAATCCATTTGATGTGTTCCTGACGTATGAAGTGAACCTTTCTGATGAAGTACTAGCCGATTTACAAATCCAGCTCGAACAAGATGTGACGGTATTCACGATTTTATCGGTACGAGATCCATTTGAACAAACAACGGCTAACCTGCAAGCACCGATTATCCTCAACCACACGAAGAAATTAGGTAAGCAATACATTATGAAAACGGATAACTATACAACTCGCCATAAGCTTATCCCATCTTCGGTCAAACAGGAGGTCAAATAA
- a CDS encoding flagellin N-terminal helical domain-containing protein produces MIINHNITALNTHRQLSSASNAQSKSMEKLASGLRINKAGDDAAGLAISEKMRGQIRGLEMGSKNAQDGISLIQTAEGALNETHSILQRMREIAVQSSNDSNTDGDRQELQKEMDQLIEEIDRIGNTTEFNTKKLIDGSKSGVTEQLGNVTFDNQGDSALFTTVVASTAAVAGTPGTEADETINVKITDYDATADTYSFEWTTQDGQTAAVTGVAAAGGAQTIATADGSYSLTFGAIGVEDIGKEATFTSRASVEEYANNSLSFQIGANSSQTMNVDINDMRAAALNVDNIDVSSAASAESSISAINKAIEDVSAQRSKLGAFQNRLEHTINNLGTSQENLTAAESRIRDVDMAKEMMEQTKNSILSQAAQAMLAQANQQPQGVLQLLR; encoded by the coding sequence ATGATTATCAATCACAATATCACGGCGTTAAACACACATCGCCAACTATCAAGTGCATCTAATGCACAATCTAAATCAATGGAAAAACTAGCTTCAGGTCTTCGTATTAACAAAGCTGGAGATGACGCTGCAGGTTTAGCAATCTCTGAAAAAATGCGCGGACAAATCCGTGGTCTTGAAATGGGTTCTAAAAACGCTCAAGACGGTATCTCTTTAATCCAAACAGCTGAAGGCGCATTAAATGAGACACATTCTATTCTTCAACGTATGCGGGAAATAGCGGTTCAATCTTCTAACGATTCTAACACAGATGGTGATCGCCAAGAGCTACAAAAGGAAATGGACCAGTTAATTGAAGAAATTGATCGTATTGGTAATACAACTGAATTCAATACAAAGAAACTTATTGATGGTTCTAAAAGCGGTGTAACTGAGCAACTTGGTAACGTAACATTTGATAACCAAGGTGATTCTGCACTATTCACAACAGTGGTAGCTTCAACAGCAGCTGTAGCAGGGACTCCTGGTACTGAGGCAGATGAAACAATTAATGTAAAAATTACAGACTATGATGCAACTGCAGATACGTATTCTTTTGAATGGACAACACAAGATGGTCAAACTGCTGCTGTTACTGGTGTTGCAGCTGCGGGTGGAGCTCAAACTATAGCAACTGCTGATGGTAGCTATTCATTAACTTTTGGTGCAATCGGAGTTGAAGATATTGGTAAAGAGGCAACATTCACATCACGTGCTTCAGTAGAAGAGTATGCAAATAACTCTTTAAGTTTCCAAATCGGAGCTAATTCATCCCAAACAATGAATGTTGATATTAACGATATGAGAGCGGCTGCTCTAAATGTTGATAATATTGATGTAAGCTCTGCTGCATCAGCAGAATCTTCTATTTCTGCAATTAACAAAGCGATTGAGGATGTTTCAGCTCAACGTTCAAAATTGGGTGCATTCCAAAACCGCTTAGAACACACAATTAATAACTTAGGTACATCTCAAGAAAACTTAACTGCTGCTGAGTCTCGTATCCGTGATGTAGATATGGCGAAAGAAATGATGGAGCAAACGAAAAACTCTATCCTTTCTCAAGCAGCTCAAGCAATGCTTGCCCAAGCAAATCAACAGCCACAAGGTGTACTTCAGCTTCTTCGTTAA
- a CDS encoding OmpL47-type beta-barrel domain-containing protein, which yields MIRKLSLFTVFLILLQVLLPLSNVFATEIQAPANLKASQYYPGNIVLDWDKVTGVSSYRIYKIQDGQQELVKEVSYENTDTTVYNVSEGSSTFAVSSIRRDSESELSNTVIVEVVYPEMESPLNVVSSIASGNDLTISWDKVTYAADYNIYQVVDGTRTLTATTKTNSYTFVNHPEGKYSYEITSYNSRFGESFEGSQIEGDVVFPEIKSPIVTYKIENGNDLIFNWQKANYATNYRVYELVDGERKLLTTTRLNSHLISNVSEEKHVYEVTTYSDRFGESEVPFRIEIDMVFPDMQAPESLTYTLSNYNDINLRWTQAEYADSYKLYQVIDGEKKLILSTSALNTPHKNMPEGHYKYEVASYSDRFGESEQVANLEFDLIHPDMLAPENPTITVQNGNDLVLRWDAFEYATAYKVYQIINGERKLIATKVGNAHTMVNMPEGKYTFEITSYSDRFGESPTGSRIEYELNFPELQALELTGKVENENTIILDWTKEDNAAGYNVYQVIDGTKKFVGTTTSLQFKVSNQPEGRYIFEVTSYHSRFGESPSSNQVKLYIGPKLEAPKTSGSIVEDDSVTLNWGLVQNAESYNIYEVVNGELKLVENTTETSLTISDLEPGDYEYRVVPISPSGVESEAYSTIQIQAEEFDTTSPVTTSNITETVLKEDAEVQLTATDTQSGVNKTFYSINGSEFTAGTSFTLAEEGTHKVSFYSVDKAGNKEEVKTVEVKLDKTAPVTTSNMTDNWYKEEVEVQLTATDDLSEVDKTLYSIDGSEFQEGTSFTLAEEGAYKVSFYSIDKAGNEEEAKTIEVKVDKIAPETTSNATNDWSKEDVPVELTATDNASGVDKTYYSINGSDYVEGTSFTISEEGIHEVSFYSVDKAGNVEEAKTVEVKVDKSAPEVSWNLDDEYTLGAQLPSYKASDAVSGIASEVLTVNGQGVSNINLDQPGTYNVVLTLTDYAGWTTTVEKTYVVYIPATINVNPGIIKGNKGVFTVQVTTPKGFDTAQFDLSSAKVNGVSANTGTKGLEQQAKKGQFKFERENFQWNEEEVELEFRAMLDGYLVVGSKTVKVLAK from the coding sequence ATGATAAGAAAGTTATCTTTATTTACAGTATTTTTAATACTGCTTCAAGTACTGCTTCCGCTTTCAAATGTGTTTGCCACAGAAATACAAGCACCAGCAAATTTGAAAGCAAGTCAATACTATCCAGGTAACATTGTTTTAGATTGGGATAAAGTTACAGGGGTAAGCAGCTATCGAATCTATAAGATTCAAGATGGACAGCAGGAATTGGTTAAAGAGGTTTCATATGAAAATACCGATACTACTGTTTATAATGTTTCAGAAGGAAGCAGTACGTTTGCAGTTTCTTCTATTAGAAGAGATAGTGAATCTGAACTTTCCAACACAGTGATTGTTGAGGTTGTATATCCAGAGATGGAAAGTCCGTTAAATGTTGTATCAAGTATAGCCAGTGGGAATGATCTTACTATAAGCTGGGATAAAGTAACCTATGCGGCAGATTATAATATATATCAAGTCGTAGATGGTACCAGAACACTCACGGCAACTACAAAGACGAATAGCTATACATTTGTGAATCATCCGGAAGGAAAGTATAGTTATGAAATAACATCTTATAACAGCCGCTTTGGAGAATCTTTCGAGGGATCTCAGATTGAAGGGGATGTTGTTTTTCCTGAGATTAAGTCACCTATTGTAACTTATAAAATCGAGAATGGTAATGACTTAATCTTTAATTGGCAAAAAGCTAACTATGCGACGAATTACAGAGTATATGAGTTAGTAGACGGAGAGAGAAAGTTACTTACAACGACAAGATTAAACAGTCATCTTATCTCCAATGTTTCGGAGGAAAAACATGTATATGAGGTAACGACATATAGTGATCGCTTTGGAGAGTCGGAGGTCCCTTTTCGTATTGAAATAGATATGGTCTTTCCTGATATGCAAGCTCCTGAGAGTTTAACTTATACTTTATCAAATTATAATGATATTAATTTAAGATGGACACAAGCTGAATATGCAGATTCGTACAAATTATATCAAGTTATTGATGGTGAAAAGAAATTAATCTTGTCAACGTCTGCATTAAATACACCCCATAAAAATATGCCAGAAGGACATTACAAATATGAAGTAGCTTCATATAGTGACCGTTTTGGCGAGTCAGAACAGGTAGCAAACCTGGAGTTCGATTTAATTCATCCTGACATGCTGGCACCTGAAAACCCTACTATTACAGTACAAAATGGAAATGATTTAGTCCTAAGATGGGATGCATTTGAATATGCAACAGCCTATAAGGTATATCAAATTATAAATGGTGAACGAAAATTAATTGCAACAAAAGTTGGAAATGCTCATACCATGGTTAATATGCCAGAAGGAAAGTATACGTTTGAAATAACATCCTACAGTGACCGCTTTGGTGAATCTCCAACCGGCTCTCGAATTGAATATGAGTTGAATTTCCCCGAATTGCAAGCACTTGAATTAACTGGAAAGGTAGAGAATGAGAATACAATAATCTTAGATTGGACAAAAGAAGACAATGCAGCAGGTTATAACGTCTATCAAGTGATTGACGGAACAAAGAAATTCGTTGGGACTACAACAAGTCTTCAGTTTAAAGTAAGTAATCAACCAGAAGGACGGTATATCTTCGAAGTAACTTCGTATCATAGTCGTTTTGGCGAATCACCGTCATCTAATCAAGTAAAATTGTATATTGGGCCTAAATTGGAGGCTCCGAAAACTTCTGGTTCTATAGTAGAGGATGACTCTGTGACATTAAACTGGGGTTTGGTACAAAATGCAGAGTCCTATAATATATATGAGGTAGTAAATGGTGAACTTAAACTTGTCGAAAATACAACGGAAACAAGCCTTACTATTAGTGATTTGGAGCCAGGTGATTATGAATATCGTGTTGTTCCAATTTCTCCGTCTGGAGTAGAATCAGAAGCATACAGCACTATACAGATTCAAGCAGAAGAATTTGATACTACTTCTCCTGTTACAACTTCAAACATAACGGAAACTGTCTTAAAAGAAGATGCTGAAGTGCAACTAACAGCAACAGACACACAAAGTGGAGTAAACAAAACTTTCTATTCAATCAATGGATCAGAATTTACAGCAGGCACAAGCTTTACATTAGCTGAAGAGGGGACACATAAAGTATCCTTCTACAGTGTAGATAAAGCTGGCAATAAAGAAGAAGTAAAAACGGTGGAAGTGAAATTGGATAAGACAGCACCCGTTACAACTTCTAATATGACAGATAACTGGTATAAGGAAGAAGTAGAAGTCCAATTAACTGCTACAGATGATTTAAGTGAAGTGGATAAAACCCTTTATTCTATTGATGGATCAGAGTTTCAAGAAGGAACAAGCTTTACGCTAGCTGAGGAAGGGGCTTATAAAGTGTCTTTTTACAGTATAGACAAAGCTGGTAATGAAGAAGAAGCTAAAACAATTGAAGTCAAAGTTGACAAAATAGCTCCAGAGACAACGTCCAACGCAACAAATGATTGGTCGAAGGAAGATGTACCAGTTGAATTAACAGCAACAGACAATGCAAGTGGAGTGGATAAAACCTACTATTCTATAAATGGTTCTGATTATGTGGAGGGAACAAGTTTTACTATAAGTGAAGAAGGAATCCATGAAGTAAGTTTCTATAGTGTAGATAAAGCAGGAAACGTTGAAGAAGCAAAGACTGTTGAAGTAAAAGTGGACAAAAGCGCTCCAGAAGTTAGCTGGAATCTTGATGATGAGTACACGTTAGGGGCTCAGTTGCCTAGCTATAAAGCTAGTGATGCCGTTTCTGGCATTGCTTCTGAAGTGCTTACAGTGAACGGTCAAGGGGTTTCTAATATCAATCTCGATCAGCCAGGTACTTACAACGTAGTGTTAACTTTAACAGACTATGCGGGTTGGACGACAACGGTTGAGAAGACCTATGTGGTTTACATCCCGGCTACTATTAATGTAAATCCAGGCATCATCAAAGGCAACAAAGGTGTGTTTACTGTTCAAGTAACAACACCAAAGGGCTTTGATACAGCTCAATTTGATCTTAGCAGTGCTAAAGTAAACGGAGTTTCTGCTAATACAGGAACGAAAGGATTAGAGCAACAAGCGAAGAAAGGACAATTCAAATTTGAACGTGAAAACTTTCAATGGAATGAAGAGGAAGTAGAATTAGAGTTTCGAGCAATGCTGGATGGTTATCTGGTAGTGGGAAGCAAGACAGTAAAGGTATTAGCAAAATGA
- a CDS encoding plasmid pRiA4b ORF-3 family protein: MQIIGFGETYEEHLFMQRQYLLDPPVEEGDVSCIERIMRIEMRKARATRLPKYLETYPEFLYLYNYGDNLEHLIKVEKVIEDYSFGHPTLLEEEGACPSEDVGGSRGYEEFLEAWNNPLHPEHERMCEWGTSQRYRELNIPQINKVMESMLKLKKIMSQ, encoded by the coding sequence TTGCAGATTATTGGTTTTGGTGAAACATATGAAGAGCATCTTTTTATGCAGCGGCAATATTTATTGGATCCTCCTGTAGAAGAAGGTGATGTTTCTTGTATAGAACGAATTATGAGAATCGAAATGCGAAAGGCGAGGGCGACGCGTTTACCTAAATATTTGGAAACGTATCCTGAGTTTCTCTATCTCTATAATTATGGTGATAATTTGGAGCATTTGATAAAGGTGGAGAAAGTAATAGAAGATTATTCATTCGGGCACCCGACGCTGCTCGAAGAAGAAGGAGCTTGTCCTTCAGAAGATGTCGGAGGCTCAAGAGGTTATGAAGAGTTTCTAGAAGCATGGAATAATCCCTTACATCCTGAACATGAGCGGATGTGTGAATGGGGTACAAGCCAAAGATACCGAGAATTAAATATACCTCAAATTAATAAAGTGATGGAAAGTATGTTGAAGTTGAAGAAGATTATGTCACAGTGA
- a CDS encoding Ig-like domain-containing protein, producing the protein MRRWKKKLTSISLIVILLTSLISTSSPIKGYAAQQSSGGPIILMGIDAEDGGVGGHGPISVYQNIVNSILAKVTNGGSGIFVFGANSYYVTSFWNAIATGTGQSVTFVNEANIETQSFAGYAMLAVSSDAYNTSGGLTQAQHDKLVKRQNDIASFINNGGGLLGFASDFTNPYAYLGAVGNISANINLSYSDVSPNIEGQAIGVTNDLDICCWHDEYTSYPDFLKVLATFPSGKAAVIGGLDVSVPSKLVVTPSNVSIAQGQHIPLKVTLDDGTIQKDVTAVSTGTIYSSNSPNVVVDDQGFISLLPEAQIGDTALITITHNGYTTTVDVSVDPPVEVVELVELSTSNDVLLGPGEKQQLNVNAVYSDGSKKDVTYAVEGTTYGSSVPESIFVSPNGMISISDTAPFGETGTITIKNQDKTKNVQVKITDPPTKLTVTPVTLDLMGGQTAQLKVIADFPDGTKKDVTKSSVYTSGNTSLAIVNNSGLVTIPKTTVDGTVTIRSTYAGLLSETVINVTPFREITDVQITPATLTIEQGKSQTVKVIASYSDGTTEDVTSKISFTSSNNGLATIDHHGVITVPQNAAGGTVEITGTYSGKTVKSVVTVPSKPILTSLIFTPDAVTLKPNETQQLKVSAEYSDGVIQDVTSQVVYESSNENLATVNSAGLISVNSNATGGTVYIRGSYGGKGGAATITIPSPPVLEGLTFTADKTTVKQGETTQVKVVANYSDGTTEDVTTKANLNSSNINQATVDPAKGIATITDQATGGTVYIRGSYGGKGGAVTLTIPKPPSVESLTFTPDKLTLKQGENAQIQVTATYSDGSTEDVTAKAGLNSSNTSQAAVDPATGEIKVLDSATGGTVYIRGSYGGKGGVMTLSVPARPSVVSLNFTPATKTVKPGDTVQMQVTANYSDGTTKDVTNQALLKSSNTSLATVDPSTGLVKIPTSASNGNVNIQGSYDGKGGAATITVSKPYIIGIAFTPNKVTLKGGDTLAMEVMATYSDGSTKDVTAQTAFSSSNTSLATVGASGVVTIANPTKGGTVYIRGTFSGKGAASTVTVMGPPSVTNLKFTPSTTTLKGGEILKMNVVAEYSDSTTEDVTAKVTYSSSNNNMAVVDNTGLVTVPTNAAPGTVYIRGSYNGKGGATTITILPKPSLVNLTFNPVSLSLDKGDTYRIKVTAEYSDGTSEDVTDFTTFSSSNINAAIVDNNGLITVPVNSSGGTVYIRGTYNGKGGATTVTIK; encoded by the coding sequence TTGCGCCGTTGGAAAAAAAAACTTACTTCTATTAGTTTAATTGTAATACTGTTAACTTCTTTGATATCAACTAGTTCTCCTATTAAAGGATACGCAGCCCAGCAATCATCTGGAGGGCCTATAATTCTTATGGGAATTGATGCTGAAGATGGAGGAGTAGGAGGACATGGACCAATATCCGTTTATCAAAACATTGTTAATTCGATATTGGCAAAAGTAACAAACGGGGGATCTGGTATCTTTGTTTTTGGCGCTAATAGTTATTATGTTACAAGTTTCTGGAATGCAATTGCAACCGGCACAGGGCAATCGGTTACTTTTGTAAATGAAGCAAATATTGAAACTCAATCCTTTGCGGGATATGCCATGCTTGCTGTTTCAAGCGATGCATATAATACGTCTGGTGGACTTACCCAGGCACAACATGACAAATTAGTAAAAAGACAAAATGATATTGCGTCATTTATTAATAATGGCGGCGGGTTATTAGGTTTTGCTTCAGATTTTACGAATCCTTACGCCTATTTAGGCGCTGTAGGGAATATTTCTGCCAATATTAATTTAAGCTATAGTGATGTTTCACCAAATATAGAAGGACAAGCTATTGGTGTCACCAATGATTTAGACATCTGTTGCTGGCATGACGAGTACACTAGTTATCCAGATTTCTTAAAGGTGCTAGCAACTTTTCCTTCTGGAAAGGCAGCTGTTATTGGTGGCCTTGATGTTTCTGTTCCTTCAAAATTAGTGGTGACTCCGAGCAATGTCTCTATTGCACAAGGTCAACACATCCCTTTAAAAGTAACCTTAGATGATGGAACAATACAAAAAGATGTAACGGCAGTTTCAACAGGGACCATTTACAGCAGTAATTCCCCAAATGTAGTTGTCGATGATCAAGGTTTTATTTCTTTGTTACCAGAGGCTCAGATTGGTGATACTGCCCTAATCACAATCACTCATAATGGATATACGACAACAGTTGATGTTAGTGTGGATCCGCCTGTAGAAGTTGTAGAATTGGTCGAACTGAGTACAAGTAACGACGTTTTACTGGGGCCTGGGGAGAAGCAGCAGTTAAATGTAAATGCCGTTTATTCAGATGGTAGCAAGAAGGATGTTACATATGCTGTGGAGGGAACTACATATGGAAGTAGTGTGCCTGAAAGCATTTTTGTCAGTCCAAATGGGATGATTTCCATTAGCGACACAGCCCCTTTTGGAGAAACTGGAACAATCACAATTAAAAATCAAGACAAGACAAAAAATGTTCAGGTTAAAATCACTGATCCCCCAACAAAATTAACGGTTACTCCTGTAACGTTAGATTTAATGGGTGGACAAACAGCGCAGCTTAAGGTTATTGCTGATTTCCCTGATGGAACCAAAAAAGATGTAACCAAAAGTAGCGTGTATACAAGTGGAAATACCAGTTTAGCAATTGTCAATAACAGTGGCCTTGTTACGATTCCTAAAACAACTGTAGATGGAACGGTCACTATTCGCAGTACCTATGCTGGCCTCTTGAGTGAAACGGTAATCAATGTAACTCCATTTCGGGAGATAACAGATGTTCAAATTACGCCCGCTACTTTAACCATTGAACAGGGGAAAAGCCAAACGGTTAAAGTAATAGCTTCATATTCTGATGGAACAACAGAAGATGTAACGAGTAAAATATCTTTTACCAGCAGCAATAATGGGCTTGCTACTATTGACCATCATGGAGTGATTACGGTACCGCAAAATGCAGCAGGGGGAACTGTTGAGATTACTGGTACATATAGCGGCAAAACAGTTAAATCTGTTGTTACAGTACCAAGTAAACCTATATTAACATCTTTAATATTTACTCCTGATGCTGTTACATTAAAACCTAATGAAACACAGCAACTTAAGGTTTCTGCTGAATATTCAGATGGAGTAATACAAGACGTGACTTCACAAGTAGTTTATGAAAGTAGTAATGAAAATTTGGCAACCGTGAACTCTGCTGGGTTAATAAGTGTAAATAGTAACGCAACAGGCGGAACTGTTTATATCCGTGGAAGTTACGGGGGAAAAGGTGGGGCAGCCACTATTACAATCCCAAGTCCACCCGTTTTAGAAGGATTGACATTTACTGCGGATAAAACAACCGTTAAACAAGGTGAAACGACACAAGTTAAGGTAGTTGCTAACTATTCGGATGGCACGACGGAAGATGTAACAACGAAAGCTAACTTAAATAGTAGCAATATAAATCAAGCTACAGTAGATCCAGCCAAAGGGATTGCAACGATAACGGATCAAGCAACAGGCGGAACCGTCTATATTCGAGGAAGTTATGGAGGGAAAGGTGGAGCGGTCACTTTGACTATACCGAAACCACCTTCAGTTGAGAGTCTTACATTTACCCCTGATAAATTAACCTTGAAGCAAGGGGAAAATGCTCAAATTCAAGTAACAGCTACATATTCAGATGGAAGTACTGAAGATGTAACAGCCAAGGCAGGTTTAAATAGCAGTAATACAAGTCAGGCCGCGGTAGATCCAGCTACGGGTGAAATAAAGGTATTAGACAGCGCAACAGGCGGAACTGTTTATATCCGTGGAAGCTACGGGGGGAAAGGTGGAGTAATGACACTTTCTGTTCCTGCGCGACCATCAGTAGTTAGTTTGAACTTTACCCCTGCTACGAAAACAGTTAAGCCAGGGGATACAGTCCAAATGCAGGTTACAGCAAACTATTCCGATGGTACTACAAAAGATGTGACGAATCAGGCATTACTAAAAAGCTCCAACACCAGCTTGGCAACAGTAGATCCATCGACAGGTTTAGTCAAAATTCCAACTAGTGCTTCTAACGGAAATGTCAATATTCAAGGATCCTACGATGGGAAAGGCGGAGCAGCTACGATTACAGTCAGCAAACCTTATATTATAGGGATAGCCTTTACCCCGAATAAAGTGACCCTAAAAGGCGGAGACACTTTGGCAATGGAAGTAATGGCAACCTATTCGGATGGAAGCACTAAGGATGTGACAGCACAAACAGCCTTTAGCAGCAGTAATACAAGTCTTGCAACTGTTGGTGCATCAGGCGTAGTTACTATTGCTAACCCAACAAAAGGAGGTACTGTTTATATCCGGGGAACATTCAGTGGAAAAGGGGCAGCGTCGACAGTGACTGTTATGGGTCCTCCATCAGTAACGAATTTAAAGTTTACTCCTTCAACAACAACGTTAAAAGGTGGAGAGATTTTAAAAATGAATGTGGTTGCTGAATACTCCGATAGTACAACAGAGGATGTAACAGCGAAAGTTACTTACAGCAGCAGTAATAATAATATGGCTGTTGTAGACAACACAGGGCTTGTCACTGTGCCTACCAATGCTGCACCAGGTACAGTTTATATTCGCGGAAGCTACAATGGTAAGGGCGGAGCAACTACAATTACTATCCTACCTAAGCCATCCTTGGTGAATTTAACATTCAATCCAGTAAGCCTTTCATTGGACAAAGGAGATACTTACCGGATAAAAGTAACAGCAGAATATTCAGATGGTACATCGGAAGATGTAACGGACTTTACCACTTTTAGTAGTAGTAATATAAATGCTGCTATTGTTGATAATAATGGCTTGATTACTGTTCCGGTTAATTCTTCAGGTGGCACAGTATATATTAGAGGAACATATAACGGTAAAGGTGGAGCCACAACGGTTACAATAAAGTAG
- the csrA gene encoding carbon storage regulator CsrA, translating into MLVLTRKLNESIMIGNDIEITVLAVEGEQIKLGIQAPKHVDIHRKEIYLSIQQENNQALNTEVNTLTSLSDFFRKK; encoded by the coding sequence ATGCTTGTACTTACTAGAAAGTTAAACGAATCGATTATGATTGGCAATGATATTGAGATTACGGTATTAGCGGTTGAAGGAGAGCAAATTAAACTTGGTATTCAAGCACCAAAGCATGTCGACATCCATCGGAAAGAAATATATTTGTCCATCCAGCAAGAAAATAACCAAGCCCTAAATACCGAAGTCAACACTTTGACAAGTTTAAGCGATTTTTTTCGAAAAAAATAA
- a CDS encoding DUF6470 family protein: MQQIRMQSTFIQTGLTIADPVQRMEPSKAIQSIEQPQATLHIERTPGRLTIDQTEAWEQMDIKHIFQRTAELAQEGKQRVLEGIARRSRQGDELMHIERGGNVLGAHAKQNSERPTKQFNIGWIPSPFSVKTHYEQAKLNIEAQTHKPIIDVQIQKPIHDYTPGSVKTNVTQENSLNIDVVNV; the protein is encoded by the coding sequence ATGCAGCAAATTAGAATGCAGTCTACGTTTATTCAAACAGGCTTAACCATTGCAGACCCTGTTCAACGTATGGAGCCATCAAAGGCAATTCAATCGATTGAACAGCCGCAAGCGACTCTTCATATCGAGAGAACCCCAGGGAGGCTGACAATCGATCAAACAGAAGCGTGGGAGCAGATGGATATTAAGCATATTTTTCAAAGGACCGCAGAATTAGCTCAGGAAGGGAAGCAAAGAGTATTAGAAGGAATCGCACGAAGATCGCGACAAGGCGATGAACTGATGCATATTGAAAGAGGCGGCAATGTACTAGGTGCACATGCCAAACAAAATAGCGAACGACCAACTAAACAATTCAATATCGGCTGGATTCCATCTCCATTCAGTGTCAAAACGCATTATGAACAAGCCAAACTGAATATCGAAGCGCAAACGCACAAACCGATTATTGACGTGCAAATTCAAAAGCCAATTCACGACTACACACCAGGTAGTGTGAAGACGAATGTTACCCAAGAAAATTCATTAAATATTGATGTTGTAAATGTATAA
- a CDS encoding putative motility protein gives MSVIKKAMDQAETSANGLIKMMDSVEVVAIQHAAWRKH, from the coding sequence ATGTCAGTCATAAAAAAAGCAATGGACCAAGCAGAAACAAGTGCAAATGGTCTAATAAAAATGATGGATTCAGTTGAGGTTGTAGCGATTCAGCACGCAGCTTGGCGGAAACATTGA